The following is a genomic window from Nguyenibacter vanlangensis.
CCCGGCGCCTATCCGTGTGAGATATCCGGGTTAGAACGCTTCGTCCTGCACCACGCGCGCAGCGTGCGCCAGAAAACCGGACCATTGGAGCGCGCCAGCGGACTCAGTGATCAGGTCCTGGCGAATTTCCACCAGACAGGCCGGAATGCCGCGCGCATCACCATGCACCGGCACGGCATAGTCTTCGTCCACCTTGATCTGATAGGGATTGTTTTCCGCTACCTCGCTCCCGGAACTGGCGGAAAGCGCACGAATGAACGCCCGCCCATACGCGCCCGCCTGGCCGAAGAGAATACCCGCCGGCCATGGCCTACGCTCACCCTTGAAGACAGGCGTGAAGCTGTGAATCCCCACAAGCAACGTCCGTTGCCCAGTCGCCGCGCGACGATTGAGACATTCGCCGACCAGATCATGGAATGGATGGAACCAGCGCCTTTGCCGCTCCTGCCGCGCGTGGGGCGAGAGCGCCATATTGCCCGGAATCTCCGTCACCTCGCTGGATACGGGGATGGAACTGTCGCTATGCAGGGGCCGATTGAGGTCGATC
Proteins encoded in this region:
- a CDS encoding N-formylglutamate amidohydrolase, whose protein sequence is MNGWKTSRRRATGTGYSDAAEWHRASGHLKKIVRTKMGKKYPAETHDQSAAEAVQIVNPAGRSPYLLLCEHASSFIPAEYGELGLPPDERLRHIAWDIGAREVALSLAEHLDAPLVLGKVSRLVIDLNRPLHSDSSIPVSSEVTEIPGNMALSPHARQERQRRWFHPFHDLVGECLNRRAATGQRTLLVGIHSFTPVFKGERRPWPAGILFGQAGAYGRAFIRALSASSGSEVAENNPYQIKVDEDYAVPVHGDARGIPACLVEIRQDLITESAGALQWSGFLAHAARVVQDEAF